From the Psychrilyobacter piezotolerans genome, the window GCGATTCCATCAGGGAAGCTGTAAAATTCTATAAGCTGGATCCCGTTGAAGATCTCATAGTCATCTATGATGATATGGATATTACATTGGGGAAACTTAAAATAAAGAGAAAGGGAAGAGCCGGGGGACACAATGGAATAAAATCTATTATTTCCCACCTTGGGGAAGAGTTTATCAGGATAAAGTGCGGTATCGGAAAACCTAAAAGAACCGAGGAAGTTGTGAACTTTGTTTTAGATACATTCAGTAAAAAAGACAGGGTTGAGGAGATAGAACCTCTTATAGAAACTGCATCTAAAGCCGCTAAATCCATGATCACTGCCAAAAGTATCGACAGGGTTATAGAGAAATTTAACAGAAAATAATCTGGGAGCATTTAATGAAATTAAAGAAAAAATATGTTGCAGGATTGGCCATACTGGCCTGCCTCCTCTGGTCCACTGCATTTGCAGGGGTCAAAATCGGATTTGAATATATGCCGAAGCCCTTTACATTTGCGGGACTTCGCTTTACCTTAGCGGGACTCCTCTTGATCCCATTTTCCTGGAAAAGAGACAGTTTTAGCCAGCTTATCCTCCATAGAAGGGTAATCACATATGTAGTTTTTCTAAATACTGCTGTAGGTTATGCACTTTACTATATAGCCATGAGTTATGTAGGAGGAGCTACTGCTGCTATCGTTATCGGGTCTGGGCCGCTTATCACAGCTGTTATGACTCACTTTACCATGGCTGATGACAGGATGGACAGATATAAGGGGTTAAGTATATTATTGGGATTGATAGGAATAGTTGTTATTATGGTCAACTCCAAACCTCTTACACCCGTTGGCCAAAAAGAGATCTTTGGAATTCTCCTGCTCCTGACTAATTCCACCCTGACCAGTTTTGCCAATATCAAGGTAGCACAGATAAAAAAAGGAATTTCAGGAGTATTTTTAACTACCAATCAGATGTTATGGGGGGGACTTATCCTTTTGGGGATGGGAAGAATTTTCGAAGGAAAGATCCAATTGAACCAGCCAGTTAATTTTTATATAGCTTTGGTTTGGCTGGCTTTAGTCTCAGCTGTTGCCTTCTCTATCTGGTTTTTCTTAATTCAGGTAGACGGGGTAAAGGTATCGGAATTAAATATGTTTAAGTTTTTTATTCCTGTTTCTGGAGCCATCATCAGCTGGAGCATCTTACCCAATGAGTCTCCAAACCTTATTTCCTTTATCGGAATGGGATGTGTGTTCGGGGCACTCATAGTAAATCATAGGTTTTCAAAAAAATAAGAAATGAGAAGCCGGTTGGCTTCTCATTTCTTATTTAAATTTAATTTTTATTAGTAAAAAAAATAGCTAGATCACATAGTGATCTAGCTATTTATAATAGTTTTATACTAATTCGATTATTGCCATTTGTGAAGAGTCTCCTCTTCTAATACCAGTTTTCATAATTCTAGTATATCCACCGTTTCTTTCTGTGTACTTAGGAGCTACTTCAGCAAATAACTTTGCTACAGTATCTTTGTCTCTTAAGAATGCAAGTGCTCTTCTTCTTGACGCTAAGTCTCCTTTTTTTCCTAAAGTAACCATTCTTTCAGCAAACTTTCTTAATTCCTTTGCTCTAGTTACAGTTGTTTCTATTCTTTCTTCATTTATTAAAGAAATAGTTAAGTTCATTAACATAGCTAATCTATGTTCTGATCTTCTACCTAACTTTCTATATGATTTATTATGATTCATTTTTAAGCTAGCCTCCTTTGCTTATAAAATTAATTAGAGGTATTGTTACCCTGTAAGTCAAAACCTAATTCTCTCATTTTATCTAAAATTTCATCCAATGATTTTCTTCCCAAGTTCTTGATCTTTAACAATTCAGTTAATCCCATCTCAGAAAGTTGACCAACATCTTCAATTCCAGCCTTTTTAAGACAATTGAATGATCTTACAGTAAGATCTAACTCCTCAATTTTTGTTCCTGCTACATTGTTTACTACAACAGTAGTTACAGGCTCATCATTTAATTCTTCTTCTTCTTGATCTCTTAAGCTGTCCATTCTATCACCAATCTCTAAGAATGGGTTCAAATGGAAACTTAACAGCTCAACTGCATATGAAATTGCATCTCTGATTTCAACACTTCCATCAGTTGCAACATTTAATGTTAATTTATCAAAATCAGTTTGTCTTCCTACCATAGTATCTACCACAGAGTAAGAAACTTTTTTGATTGGAGTATATATCGCATCAACCGGAATATACTCTACAGACCAATCTGTATTGTCGATTTCATCTGCAACTACAAATCCTTCTCCAGTATCAACAATAAATTCCATATCTACTCTTCTGTCAGTAGTAACTGTACAGATAACATGATCAGGATTTATTACTTCGATACCAGCATCAGGAATGATGTCAGCAGCTGTAACAACTCTTGGCCCTTCTATTGATAATGTCATTTTTTTCTCACCAGGCTCATCAGCTTTAACGATGATCTCCTTAACATTAAGGACAACATCAGTTACCGCCTCTTTAACACCTTCCATAGTAGAAAATTCATTTAAAACACCGTCAATTCTTACACCTTTAATAGCTGTTCCTGGAATAGATGATAACAACACTCTTCTAAGTGCGTTACCAATCGTATTTCCATACCCTCTATATAATGGCTCCACTACATAGCTTCCACTAAATTCACTAGTTTTTTCTTCTGTAATGTTTATATTTCTTGCTAATTTTTCGATCTTTAACATTGAATCACTCCTACATAAAATTTTGTGCTCTCAAAACTTATTATCTTGAGTAGAATTCTACGATTAATGCTTCATCTAATTCGAAGTCCATATCGTCTTTTGTAGGGTTTTGTAAGATTTTTCCAGCAAAGTTAGCTTTATCTAATTCGATCCAAGCAGGTGCGTTAGCCTCTTCTATAGATGTCTTGATTAAGTCAACATTTTTTGAATTTTCTATAACTGCTACAACATCTCCAGCTTTAACTCTGTAAGACGCGATATTTACTCTTCTTCCATTTACAGAAACATGTCCATGAGATACAACTTGTCTAGCTTGTCTTCTAGTAGAAGCAAACCCCATTCTGTATACTACATTTTCTAATCTTCTCTCTAAATATTGAATTAAGTTAAGACCAGTTACTCCATCTTTTCTTGAAGCTTCTTCATATAACTTTCTGAATTGCTTTTCCATTACAGCATATACGAATTTCGCTTTTTGCTTCTCTCTTAATTGAATAGCATATTCAGTTGGTTTTTGATTTGCATTTGGTCTAGGACCTCTGTTTGATTTTTTATTTATTCCTAAAACTATTGGATCTAATCCAAGAGCTCTACATCTCTTTAATACAGGCTGTCTATTAATTGCCATTGACCTATATCCTCCTTTTTTTTCGTATTTAACTCCGATAATCAGAATTGTTTTTATCTACAATAATTTTGAATAAGTGAACTACACTCTTCTCTTTTTAGGTGGTCTACATCCGTTATGTGGAACTGGTGTAGCATCAACAATTTTTGATACTTCTAATCCAGCTGCTTGTAATGATCTGATAGTAGCTTCTCTTCCAGAACCAGGTCCCTTCACTCTTACTTCTACCTTTTTCATTCCATGCTCCATAGCTGCTTTAGCTACTTCTTCCGCTGCTATTTGAGCTGCGAATGGAGTTCCTTTTTTAGTGTTCTTGAATCCTGAAGTTCCTCCAGATTTCCAAGCTACAACTCTTCCTTCAGTATCTGTGATAGCGATGATAGTGTTGTTAAAAGTTGAATGTATATGAGCTATTCCTAAAGGAATATTCTTTAATTTCTTCTTAGTCTTAACTGCGCCTCTTTTCTTAGCCAAGTTAACTCCTCCTTACTTAAATTTTTCTATATAATTAGATTTATTATTATTATTATTTCTTATTAACTGCTTTCTTTGGACCTTTAACAGTTCTTGCATTTGTTTTAGACTTTTGCCCTCTTACAGGTAAGTTTGCTCTATGTCTAGAACCTCTGTAACATCTGATGTCTAATAATCTCTTGATATCAAGTCTGATGTCTTTTCTTAAGTCACCCTCAACTTTGATCCCGTCAACTATAGCTCTGATCTTATTTAATTCTTCTTCAGTCATATCTTTAACTCTAACATCAAAACTGATTCCAGCTTCCGTTAAAACTCTTTCTGAAGTTGTTTGTCCGATTCCAAAGACATAAGTTAATGCGATTACGATTCTCTTATTTCTAGGGATATCTACTCCTGCTACTCTTGCCACGTATTTTCCTCCTCGTTTACTTTATATATCGCTTGGTATAATAACCAGCTAAACACTTTCCTCGACATGCCTTTTGATTACTCCGAATTTTCACCCAAAAGTATCGCCTCTACAGGTCAACATGTCTTTACAGTACGCGTTTTTCAAATGTGTGTTGCTTTCAATTACCCTTGAACTTGCTTGTGCTTTGGATTAGTTTTACAGATTACTCTTAACTTTCCATGTCTTTTAATAAGTTTGCACTTGTCGCAAATAGGCTTTACTGATGCTCTTACTTTCATTTGAAACCTCCTCTCACAAAAAAATTATTTTTTTCTGTAAACAATTCTACCTCTTGATAAATCATAAGGTGAAACTTGAACCAATACTTTATCTCCAGGCAAGATTCTAATGTAATGCATCCTCATCTTTCCTGATATGTGACCTAAAATCACATGTCCGTTCTCTAATTCTACCTTAAACATAGCATTAGGTAACGTTTCAAGTATTACTCCTTCTAATTCTATTACGTCTTGTTTCGCCATACTTCCTCCTCGAAACTTATTGTTAATACCGAATTATTATATCATAAGTCACACAAGAAGTCTACTTTTTATTTTTGTTTCATCCTATTTTTTTTAGTTTTTGACAAAGATAAAAATATTGTTTTACAGATCTGCAGTTATCCCCTTCAAAAACTCTATTTTACTGGTTTAGATCTGATATCAGTAAAGAGAATTTTTATTTTTCATACCTACTTAAAACCAGTGGTTTTCCATCTACAATGGCTACCGAATGTTCGAAGTGTGCACTTCTTTTTCCATCTTTAGTAACTGCTGTCCAGCCATCATCTAAAATTCCTACCTTATATGATCCTGCATTTACCATAGGCTCTATGGCAATTACCATTCCTTCTTCTAATTTTATCCCTCTGCCTTTTCTTCCAAAATTCATTACCATGGGATCTTCGTGCATAGTATGTCCCACTCCATGACCGCAGAAATCTCTTACCACTGTGAATTTATTTTTCTTTACATGGGTTTCGATGGCATTCCCGAGATCTCCTAACCTATTGCCTGCGTAACATTGTTCAATCCCTATTTCTAAAGCTTCCCTAGTTACTTTCAGTAATTTTTTAGACTCCTCATCTATCTCTCCTACAGGAAAAGTTATAGCTGCATCTCCAAAGTAACCATCCAAATTAGTTACAGTATCGATACTTACTATATCTCCCTCCTGTAAGATTCTATCCCCGGGGATTCCGTGCACTACCTCTTCATTTACAGATATACAAGATCCAGCCGGATAAGGGTTAGATGGCCCTCCTACTCCTATTGTTGCAGGAATTGCACCCTGGCTTCTGACATAATCCTCGATTATTTTATTGAGTTCATTCGTTGATACCCCTGGAACAATCTTACTAGGTAATATTTCATTGTATAATCTGGCAATTATCTGGTTTGCTGCCTTTATCTTTTCGATCTCTTCTCTTGTTTTAATTGTTATTGACATTTAATCCTCCTTACATTTTCTTTTTTATTTTTTTCAACTCTCTCCCTAGTCCCCTCTCTTTATTAAAGTGAGGGGGATCTATATAAACTCACTAAGTCATAGTTTTATGAAATTTCTTCATTGTTCAAACTTTCTTTTCCCTTTTGACATCATAAAATTTACTTTTACTAAAAATAAATTTTTTGTACTCGTCAATCAGGGGAAAATAAGAATAAAAGAGTTCGGAAAACGCTAACAAGGAAAGAGTTATTTCAATTGCTGTCTAATAAAAAAGGTGAGTCACCTCACCTTTTTAGATAACTTTATCCTAATATTTTAAATATATCTTCCTTTACTTCTGAAACTTCACGAGTTCCATCTACTTCCGCCATTACTCCTCTAGCTGTATAAAAATCAAATAATGGTGCAGTTTGAGCATGGTATGAAGCTAACCTGTTTACAACAGTCTCAGCTGTATCATCTTTTCTTATGATCAAACCTTCTCCACAGTAGTCACAGATATCTGTAGATTTTGGCGGGTTGAATTCCACATGGAAAGATGCTCCGCACTTAGGACATACCCTTCTCCCGGTAATCCTGTCTACGATCAGATCATCAGGGACATTTAGAGATATTACCCTGTCCAACGATATTTTCATATCTTTCATCAATTTTTCCAATGCCTCTGCCTGAGGAATTGTTCTAGGGAACCCGTCTAAGATAAATCCTTCCTTACAGTCTTCTTCAGTTAATCTATCTCTTATTATTCCGATAATAGTTGAGTCAGGCACTAATTTCCCTTCATCCATAAATTTCTTAGCTTCTAATCCCATCTCTGTTCCAGCTTTTATAGCTGCTCTCAAAATATCTCCTGTTGAGATTTGAGGTATATCGTATTTCTCTATTAGAAATTTTGCTTGTGTACCTTTACCGGCACCAGGTGCTCCAAATAACATGATATTCATTGAATAATCACTCCTTAAATTTATTATATTTTACAGGGCATTATACTATATATCTGTTATTTTTAACACCCCTTTATTTTCCCCGCCTAACTTTTAGCCTGCCTTCATTTTACTCATTTATTAATTGACTTTATCTCAGCTGTATTCTTTTATTAATTCCACTATATCCTTGCCGCAGCAGATTCCTTTTGGATTATTCCTCTCACAATCAGGGTTCATCATTGCTCCTGTGACTGCCACCACTTCTTTCAAAGTTTTCGCCCCTTTAAATACAGCACTAGCTATGTCTCCCTTGGTTACCTTGTCACAATAACAGATATATTCATACATCTTTTTCTCTCTGGGAGTTTTTATTTTTTTATCTCCTTTTAATTCTATCCCGGAATTATCTGCTGTATTTCCTCAACAGTCTTTTGCCGGCTCATCTTTTTTGCCTCTTTTTAAAGTCTCCAATAACTCCTTTACTTTTACCTCTATTAACTCTATACATTTTTCCTTATCATCTACATCCTCTAATCCAAAATTTACCACTTTATCTGCCATATGGATCGGACAATCTATGTTACATCCCATCTTTACCAGCACATCTAATTTACGAGGCAGGGTATCCATATCTTTAGGAAAATAACCCTCCATAGAATAACCCTTGGATTCCATTATTTTTTTCCCTGCTTCATTTAATTTTTCCGCCGGTTTTGTTCCTGCCGAATAGATCTCAAAAGTTCCGTCATTAAATTCATTCCCGAACCTTTCACCTATAATAGATTTAAAGGAATTTCCGTTACACACAAATGCTATTTTCATCTCCTACACCCCTTTTTTTTATAAATAATATTATTTATTATACACCAATTTAGTAAAGAATTAAAATGTTATCACCAAGTTACGCACAAAAATTTGTTCCTTCTAAAAAATTCCTCTTGCTTTTATATTTGAAACCGTTTATTATATAAGCAAATAATTAATTAGTTAAATACTTAAGGAGGCAAGAATGAATAACATTGATTTTCAAGCCAGAATATTCAAAGCTTTAGGTCACCCATTAAGACTGAAGATCTTAAAAAAATTAGTGAGCGGAGAACTCTGTGTGTGTAAATTAGTAGATGATACTGAATTTACCCAGGCAAACCTATCTCAGCATCTAAAGATTCTCAGCAATGCAGGTTTAATTGTCAAAAGAAAGGAGGGGAATTATTCCCACTACCGTATATCGGATGATAAAACTATCGATCTTTTGGCCCACTGTGAAGATATAGCTGCTAACTATATAAAAAAACTATTATAACAACCCTCTCTCGACTGTCGGCACTCTCCTTACTCCTCCCTTTTACAGTTTCTCTAAAAATAGAGAAACCAACGTAAATACTTCGAAGCAATTTCGATAGTTTCCTCTGATATCACATTTAGAAAATTCTTTTTAACTATAAGAATTTCCTAATATTCGTGACCTCGTGGAAACGACAACAAGAAAGGAGTTAAGACGAGGCAAGAGAGGGTAATTTGGAGGAAACATGAAGAAAAAATATGATTTAACCGAGGGGAATATCCTCTATAAACTGACCCTCCTTTCCCTGCCCATCATGGGGATGTCGTTGATTCAGATGGCATACAACATGATAGATATGATTTGGATTGGACGATTGGGAAATGGGGCAGTAGCTGCAGTCGGTACAGCTGGATTTTTTTTGAATTTCGGATTCGCAATAACTGCCCTTATCTTTATAGGTACAGGGATCAGAACATCCCAGTCTGTAGGAGAAAAAGATTATGAAAAAGCAAACTCCTACGCAGAAACTTCTATTATCAATACCATAGGTCTTATCACCGTCTTTATAGTTGGAATTTTAATTTTTCGATACCAGCTTATAGGATTTTTTAAACTAAACAACCCGGAAATTGAAAAGATGGCTGCAGATTATATGACCATCACAGCTTTTGGGATATTTTTTTCAGCCCTGTCATTGGTTTTCACCCGGATATTCAATGGCCATGGAGACAGTAAGACACCATTTTTAATAACCAGTATCGGGCTTATCTTAAATATCATCTTAGACCCCGTCTTAATCTTTGGATTATTCGGGTTCCCAAGGCTGGAAGTCATAGGAGCTGCCACAGCCACAGTCCTGGCCCAGACAATAGTTTCTACTATCTTATTCATCTATTTGAGAAAAAATTATAAGATATTTACCCATGGATTTACCTATGATATGAAAAAAACCAGGGATATCTTTAAAATAGGCACTCCCATAGCTGCCCAAAGAATTCTTTTCACAGGATTCTCTGTGTTCATAGCCAGGATCATAGCCAATTGGGGAGCAGATGCCATAGCTGTCCAAAGGATAGGGGTGCAGATAGAATCCCTTTCATGGATTACAGCAGGGGGGTTCCAGGGAGCACTGGCTGCCTTTGTAGGACAAAATTATGGTGCTAAAAAATATGACAGGATAAAAAAGGGGTATTTCAATGCCATTGGAATCATCTCTGTTTTAGGAATCTTTGTAAGTTTCATCCTGATAGTCTTTCCAGAGCCCATATTTCGGATATTTTTACAGGATGATCATATAGTCAGTTTAGGGGCTAGTTACCTGCGAATACTAGGTGTCTCACAGCTCTTTATGGTAGTTGAGATGACCACTGTAGGAGGGTTCCAGGGTATCGGAAAAACATTGCCTCCATCTATTGTAAGTATAATTCTTACAGGAGCCAGGATACCCATGGCTCTCCTGCTGTCGGCTACAGTATTGGAGTTAAATGGTATTTGGTGGAGTATCACAATCAGTAGTATACTCAAAGGGATAGCACTTCCAATTTGGTTTATGATCCATCTAAAAAGATTTAAAGAAGAAAAAAACTTAGTCACAAATTAAACAAATAAAGTAAATGGCACACGGATACTAAAGTATACACAGATTTAAAAGAAGTAAAATCAGATAAAAATCCAAGAAGACAATTAATCACAAAGAAAAGAGGAGTACCGAACCCTCTCTTTTGTTCTCCCCCTTTAATAAAGGGGGAGATGCTCAAAGAGTAGAAGGGGTTCTTTGTGCTGAAAAATATCTATGTAAATCAGATTTTAAAATTTGTGTAATTCGTGGTAAAGAAAAGGTTTTAAATTTAATCATTCATTATTCATTTTCAACTATTCATTGGGCTGAAAGCCGTCAGGGGGATATATATGCAAAACTTAATAAATATTATAAATGATAAAAAATTAAATAGATTCTTAACTAAGTGTAATTTTGGGATAGAAAAAGAAAATGTCAGGGTAGATTCCAGCGGTCACCTTGCCATGACAAAACACCCTGAGATCTTCGGAGATAAGTTAAAAAACCCATATATCACAACTGATTTTTCCGAGAGTCAGGTGGAGATGATTACCCCCTCCATGGACACCGTGGAGGAAACTTATAATTTCTTAGAGAGTTTACACGATATGGTGAGCTTGGAACTGAAGGAAGAATATCTCTGGCCGCAAAGCACTCCTCCATCCCTGCCAGCCGAGGAGGATATCCCTGTTTCTATATTTGAAGAAACCTGTGAAGGGAATCGTGCTCAAAAATACAGGGATTATCTGTCGAAAAAATACGGTAAACAAAAACAACTTTTATCGGGAATCCACTATAACTTCTCCTTTAAAGATGAATTTTTATACCTTTTACACAAAGAATCTAAAACTTCCGATTTCAAATTATTTAAAGATGAGATCTACCTGAAAATATCCAGAAATTTCTTTAAATACAGATGGATCCTCATATACCTGTTTGGAGCCAACCCGAGTATCCACGGTACATACAGCCGGAAATGTGTGGATATGCTGGATGAAGTAGCACCCGATTCATTCTCCTACACCTCAGGAAATTCCTTCAGAAACGGGATGTGCGGGTATAAAAACAAGGAAGTATTCAACATCTCATATAATTCCAGAGCAGAATATGTAAAAGACATAAAAAAATTGATCTCTCAGGAAAAATTAATCAATGAGAAGGAATACTACAGCCCCATCAGGTTGAAAGCTAAAGACAATACAAACTTATTGAAATCCATCGAAGAAGATGGGATCGAATATTTAGAGGTCAGATTATTAGATCTGAACCCCATGATAAAAACAGGTATCTCCATAGATCAGTTATACTTTGTACACCTGTTCCT encodes:
- the pth gene encoding aminoacyl-tRNA hydrolase, whose amino-acid sequence is MKLIAGLGNPGNRYDKTRHNIGFDVIDYLAEELGVTNFRDKFNADFGEAVVDGEKVFLLKPMTFMNLSGDSIREAVKFYKLDPVEDLIVIYDDMDITLGKLKIKRKGRAGGHNGIKSIISHLGEEFIRIKCGIGKPKRTEEVVNFVLDTFSKKDRVEEIEPLIETASKAAKSMITAKSIDRVIEKFNRK
- a CDS encoding DMT family transporter — its product is MKLKKKYVAGLAILACLLWSTAFAGVKIGFEYMPKPFTFAGLRFTLAGLLLIPFSWKRDSFSQLILHRRVITYVVFLNTAVGYALYYIAMSYVGGATAAIVIGSGPLITAVMTHFTMADDRMDRYKGLSILLGLIGIVVIMVNSKPLTPVGQKEIFGILLLLTNSTLTSFANIKVAQIKKGISGVFLTTNQMLWGGLILLGMGRIFEGKIQLNQPVNFYIALVWLALVSAVAFSIWFFLIQVDGVKVSELNMFKFFIPVSGAIISWSILPNESPNLISFIGMGCVFGALIVNHRFSKK
- the rplQ gene encoding 50S ribosomal protein L17, which translates into the protein MNHNKSYRKLGRRSEHRLAMLMNLTISLINEERIETTVTRAKELRKFAERMVTLGKKGDLASRRRALAFLRDKDTVAKLFAEVAPKYTERNGGYTRIMKTGIRRGDSSQMAIIELV
- a CDS encoding DNA-directed RNA polymerase subunit alpha, with translation MLKIEKLARNINITEEKTSEFSGSYVVEPLYRGYGNTIGNALRRVLLSSIPGTAIKGVRIDGVLNEFSTMEGVKEAVTDVVLNVKEIIVKADEPGEKKMTLSIEGPRVVTAADIIPDAGIEVINPDHVICTVTTDRRVDMEFIVDTGEGFVVADEIDNTDWSVEYIPVDAIYTPIKKVSYSVVDTMVGRQTDFDKLTLNVATDGSVEIRDAISYAVELLSFHLNPFLEIGDRMDSLRDQEEEELNDEPVTTVVVNNVAGTKIEELDLTVRSFNCLKKAGIEDVGQLSEMGLTELLKIKNLGRKSLDEILDKMRELGFDLQGNNTSN
- the rpsD gene encoding 30S ribosomal protein S4, whose amino-acid sequence is MAINRQPVLKRCRALGLDPIVLGINKKSNRGPRPNANQKPTEYAIQLREKQKAKFVYAVMEKQFRKLYEEASRKDGVTGLNLIQYLERRLENVVYRMGFASTRRQARQVVSHGHVSVNGRRVNIASYRVKAGDVVAVIENSKNVDLIKTSIEEANAPAWIELDKANFAGKILQNPTKDDMDFELDEALIVEFYSR
- the rpsK gene encoding 30S ribosomal protein S11 translates to MAKKRGAVKTKKKLKNIPLGIAHIHSTFNNTIIAITDTEGRVVAWKSGGTSGFKNTKKGTPFAAQIAAEEVAKAAMEHGMKKVEVRVKGPGSGREATIRSLQAAGLEVSKIVDATPVPHNGCRPPKKRRV
- the rpsM gene encoding 30S ribosomal protein S13, with translation MARVAGVDIPRNKRIVIALTYVFGIGQTTSERVLTEAGISFDVRVKDMTEEELNKIRAIVDGIKVEGDLRKDIRLDIKRLLDIRCYRGSRHRANLPVRGQKSKTNARTVKGPKKAVNKK
- the rpmJ gene encoding 50S ribosomal protein L36: MKVRASVKPICDKCKLIKRHGKLRVICKTNPKHKQVQG
- the infA gene encoding translation initiation factor IF-1, whose product is MAKQDVIELEGVILETLPNAMFKVELENGHVILGHISGKMRMHYIRILPGDKVLVQVSPYDLSRGRIVYRKK
- the map gene encoding type I methionyl aminopeptidase, translating into MSITIKTREEIEKIKAANQIIARLYNEILPSKIVPGVSTNELNKIIEDYVRSQGAIPATIGVGGPSNPYPAGSCISVNEEVVHGIPGDRILQEGDIVSIDTVTNLDGYFGDAAITFPVGEIDEESKKLLKVTREALEIGIEQCYAGNRLGDLGNAIETHVKKNKFTVVRDFCGHGVGHTMHEDPMVMNFGRKGRGIKLEEGMVIAIEPMVNAGSYKVGILDDGWTAVTKDGKRSAHFEHSVAIVDGKPLVLSRYEK
- a CDS encoding adenylate kinase yields the protein MNIMLFGAPGAGKGTQAKFLIEKYDIPQISTGDILRAAIKAGTEMGLEAKKFMDEGKLVPDSTIIGIIRDRLTEEDCKEGFILDGFPRTIPQAEALEKLMKDMKISLDRVISLNVPDDLIVDRITGRRVCPKCGASFHVEFNPPKSTDICDYCGEGLIIRKDDTAETVVNRLASYHAQTAPLFDFYTARGVMAEVDGTREVSEVKEDIFKILG
- a CDS encoding (2Fe-2S)-binding protein, which produces MYEYICYCDKVTKGDIASAVFKGAKTLKEVVAVTGAMMNPDCERNNPKGICCGKDIVELIKEYS
- a CDS encoding arsenate-mycothiol transferase ArsC, which encodes MKIAFVCNGNSFKSIIGERFGNEFNDGTFEIYSAGTKPAEKLNEAGKKIMESKGYSMEGYFPKDMDTLPRKLDVLVKMGCNIDCPIHMADKVVNFGLEDVDDKEKCIELIEVKVKELLETLKRGKKDEPAKDC
- a CDS encoding ArsR/SmtB family transcription factor; the encoded protein is MNNIDFQARIFKALGHPLRLKILKKLVSGELCVCKLVDDTEFTQANLSQHLKILSNAGLIVKRKEGNYSHYRISDDKTIDLLAHCEDIAANYIKKLL
- a CDS encoding MATE family efflux transporter — its product is MKKKYDLTEGNILYKLTLLSLPIMGMSLIQMAYNMIDMIWIGRLGNGAVAAVGTAGFFLNFGFAITALIFIGTGIRTSQSVGEKDYEKANSYAETSIINTIGLITVFIVGILIFRYQLIGFFKLNNPEIEKMAADYMTITAFGIFFSALSLVFTRIFNGHGDSKTPFLITSIGLILNIILDPVLIFGLFGFPRLEVIGAATATVLAQTIVSTILFIYLRKNYKIFTHGFTYDMKKTRDIFKIGTPIAAQRILFTGFSVFIARIIANWGADAIAVQRIGVQIESLSWITAGGFQGALAAFVGQNYGAKKYDRIKKGYFNAIGIISVLGIFVSFILIVFPEPIFRIFLQDDHIVSLGASYLRILGVSQLFMVVEMTTVGGFQGIGKTLPPSIVSIILTGARIPMALLLSATVLELNGIWWSITISSILKGIALPIWFMIHLKRFKEEKNLVTN